A single window of Gossypium arboreum isolate Shixiya-1 chromosome 13, ASM2569848v2, whole genome shotgun sequence DNA harbors:
- the LOC108463540 gene encoding RNA-binding protein involved in heterochromatin assembly dri1-like: MSCWVGGDWMCGACQHQNFKKREACQRCGYPKYGGPDVSTYLYNNSYNSAEVLAGDWYCSAMNCGVVNYASRTNCYRCGSLKNDIVGNYNTMGCDGTVPPGWKTGDWICTRYGCGVHNYASRIECFKCKTPRNFGGA; this comes from the exons ATGAGCTGCTGGGTCGGAGGAGACTGGATGTGCGGCGCCTGCCAGCACCAGAATTTTAAAAAGAGGGAAGCTTGCCAACGCTGCGGGTACCCCAAGTACGGCGGCCCCGATGTGTCGACTTACTTATACAACAACAGTTACAATAGTGCTGAAGTTTTAGCAGGGGACTGGTACTGTTCCGCCATGAACTGTGGGGTTGTCAACTACGCTAGCAGAACAAATTGCTATCGATGTGGTTCGTTGAAAAATGATATTGTTGGTAATTATAATACAATGGGCTGTGATGGGACTGTTCCCCCTGGATGGAAAACCGGTGACTGGATTTGCACCAG ATATGGATGTGGAGTTCACAATTATGCTAGCAGGATCGAGTGCTTCAAGTGCAAGACCCCAAGGAATtttg GTGGTGCATAA